The following are encoded together in the Planococcus antarcticus DSM 14505 genome:
- a CDS encoding anti-sigma-I factor RsgI family protein has product MRIKSGICIELNHDHSIFLIKNGQFVLGTPASNSSIGEEVSFYPLEKKRLLHWNPVMAPVLAAAAVFILFMSALLFPEEEAFSYVQVEINPGIELGIDDRYEVVSIRDLNSDGGELIDQLDDWENDSLFDVLNRVFELAVTEQTKQIVITSVGEDSSESEQSIEKVVLAVSSIVESDKVAIQMKEATREQWRQSKKNLIPVGQMIEKAETLKVQRNSEVQEPVRETDEMPAPKERKSIDNQETPSERETENKSTEKNDNAKTNMQNENKPAEKKKQITPAVKEKVVLPAAEKKKNDPSLKKEQQHKTPKQKDKRDESLSKTKNTAPVKTKDKEKPTNRELKEKPVEKKKQKPLHNKEQKNSEAAKQQKKKEASTGSNPAVKKEIKTPPGQQKKKQQADDAPVKKKEQKKAGNFPKKEREKEDKKKE; this is encoded by the coding sequence ATGCGGATAAAATCAGGAATATGCATTGAACTAAACCACGACCACTCAATTTTTTTGATAAAGAATGGACAATTTGTTCTAGGAACACCTGCTAGCAACTCTTCAATAGGAGAAGAAGTAAGTTTTTATCCGTTAGAGAAAAAACGGCTGCTTCACTGGAATCCCGTGATGGCACCTGTATTAGCAGCGGCGGCTGTCTTTATTCTGTTTATGTCTGCTTTGTTGTTCCCTGAGGAAGAGGCATTTAGCTATGTGCAGGTTGAAATTAATCCGGGCATTGAACTGGGAATTGATGACCGATATGAAGTAGTGTCTATCCGAGATTTGAACAGCGATGGAGGTGAACTGATTGATCAACTTGATGATTGGGAAAACGATTCCCTCTTCGATGTGTTAAACCGCGTGTTTGAACTGGCTGTTACCGAGCAGACTAAACAAATCGTCATCACTTCTGTTGGAGAAGACAGCAGTGAGTCTGAACAGTCTATAGAGAAAGTCGTCCTAGCGGTTTCTTCAATTGTGGAAAGCGATAAAGTAGCAATTCAGATGAAGGAAGCTACGAGGGAACAATGGCGTCAATCTAAGAAAAATCTTATACCGGTCGGTCAAATGATTGAAAAGGCTGAGACTTTGAAGGTCCAAAGAAATTCTGAAGTACAAGAACCGGTCAGAGAAACAGATGAGATGCCTGCTCCTAAAGAGAGAAAATCGATTGATAATCAAGAAACACCAAGCGAGAGGGAGACAGAAAATAAGTCTACCGAAAAAAATGACAACGCAAAAACAAATATGCAAAATGAAAATAAACCAGCTGAAAAAAAGAAACAAATTACTCCTGCAGTAAAAGAAAAAGTAGTTCTTCCAGCAGCAGAAAAGAAAAAAAACGATCCATCTCTGAAGAAAGAGCAACAGCATAAAACACCAAAGCAAAAGGATAAAAGGGATGAATCTTTAAGTAAAACCAAGAATACTGCTCCAGTGAAAACGAAAGATAAAGAAAAGCCGACAAATCGTGAGCTGAAAGAAAAGCCAGTCGAGAAAAAAAAGCAGAAACCCCTTCACAATAAAGAGCAGAAAAACAGTGAAGCAGCGAAACAGCAGAAGAAAAAGGAGGCATCCACTGGCAGCAACCCTGCAGTGAAAAAAGAAATAAAAACTCCACCGGGACAGCAAAAGAAAAAGCAACAAGCTGATGATGCTCCTGTTAAGAAAAAAGAGCAGAAGAAAGCCGGAAACTTCCCTAAAAAGGAAAGAGAAAAAGAGGATAAAAAGAAAGAGTAG
- a CDS encoding CPBP family intramembrane glutamic endopeptidase produces the protein MINFLKQHPLILMLPLAFFLYNLAFENTAIFWYMYTFAMLILMSLAIIFVKIYDELVTWKSLVYGLGYGTLLYGIIAAGFQLLLLSPFNISGPVDSFLSAFAPVSIWHYLLLMFIIVPGEEIFWRGLVQQKLKQYVSTPLSVLSSAILFGLALALSGFWPGVVAGIAAGLILGLLYEWKRSLPVIIVAHLIMIVLLFLILPLPV, from the coding sequence ATGATTAACTTTTTGAAACAGCATCCTTTGATTTTGATGCTGCCCCTGGCTTTCTTTTTATATAATTTAGCCTTTGAAAATACTGCCATTTTTTGGTATATGTACACATTTGCAATGCTGATTTTAATGTCTCTTGCTATTATTTTCGTCAAAATTTATGACGAACTTGTCACTTGGAAATCTTTGGTTTATGGCTTGGGTTATGGAACTCTCTTGTATGGAATTATAGCTGCCGGATTCCAACTACTTCTTCTGTCTCCTTTCAACATATCGGGACCTGTCGATTCTTTCTTATCGGCATTTGCGCCTGTCTCGATTTGGCATTATCTCCTTTTGATGTTTATCATCGTTCCGGGTGAAGAAATTTTCTGGAGAGGTTTGGTCCAGCAAAAGTTGAAGCAATATGTCTCCACACCACTTTCAGTTTTAAGCAGTGCCATTCTTTTCGGTTTGGCACTGGCATTGAGCGGATTTTGGCCTGGTGTGGTGGCAGGTATTGCAGCTGGGCTGATTTTAGGACTGCTTTATGAATGGAAAAGAAGCTTGCCTGTCATCATCGTTGCCCATCTTATCATGATCGTTCTGCTGTTCTTGATCCTGCCACTGCCTGTATAA
- a CDS encoding MarR family winged helix-turn-helix transcriptional regulator: MNEEIKQSLKLFIVLSRAHKAITEQTNHFFQASGVNPTEFAVLELLYHKGKQPLQKIGGKILLASGSITYVIDKLEKRGYITRANCPSDRRVTYAEISEQGKEFMAQIFPEHEKKLHELTNALSSEEKEQAIELMKKLGLSIKDLSY, from the coding sequence ATGAATGAAGAGATCAAACAATCACTGAAATTATTTATTGTACTGTCGCGTGCACATAAAGCAATCACCGAACAGACAAATCATTTTTTTCAAGCAAGCGGAGTGAATCCGACTGAATTTGCAGTCTTGGAGCTTCTATACCATAAAGGAAAACAGCCTCTTCAAAAAATAGGAGGCAAAATCCTTCTGGCAAGCGGGTCCATCACATATGTGATCGATAAGCTTGAAAAAAGGGGCTATATCACGCGTGCTAATTGCCCAAGTGACCGTCGTGTGACTTATGCTGAGATATCAGAGCAAGGCAAAGAGTTTATGGCACAGATTTTTCCGGAACATGAAAAAAAGCTACACGAACTGACGAATGCGTTGTCAAGCGAAGAAAAAGAGCAAGCGATTGAGTTGATGAAGAAACTCGGTTTATCGATCAAAGACTTATCCTATTAA
- a CDS encoding AAA family ATPase, whose protein sequence is MEKLTQTKAQLNKLVVGREKEIDFMLIALIQGGHVLLESVPGSGKTWMAKAFAGSFAGQFQRIQFTPDVLPSDVTGIRFFNPQTQEFELRAGPVQTNLLLADEINRATPRTQSSLLESMEEKQATIDGETIQLPDPFIVIATQNPVESQQGTFPLPAAQLDRFLFRLEIGYPAYEEELSIIRNFRDNVSHKKEILPIASVEDVRTWRVEAGRVAVHEDIETYILALVRATREHPSIELGLSSRAALALVHAAQGRAFMEGRSFVTPDDVKYILEPVAVHRLMLTAEGMLVHEPAAVLHEISNSVPSPVEAF, encoded by the coding sequence ATGGAGAAGTTAACGCAGACCAAAGCGCAGTTAAATAAGTTGGTAGTTGGCAGAGAAAAAGAAATTGATTTTATGCTGATTGCTTTGATTCAAGGGGGGCATGTACTGCTTGAAAGTGTACCAGGTTCAGGCAAGACCTGGATGGCTAAAGCATTTGCCGGGTCGTTTGCCGGCCAATTTCAACGAATTCAATTCACACCGGATGTTTTGCCGTCAGACGTGACAGGCATTCGCTTTTTTAATCCGCAAACCCAGGAGTTTGAATTGCGAGCGGGTCCGGTGCAAACCAATTTACTGCTAGCTGATGAAATTAACCGTGCAACGCCACGGACACAGTCAAGCCTTCTAGAATCGATGGAAGAAAAACAGGCGACTATTGATGGTGAGACCATACAATTGCCGGATCCGTTCATTGTTATTGCTACCCAAAATCCTGTGGAATCGCAACAAGGAACATTTCCACTTCCTGCAGCTCAGTTGGATCGTTTTTTGTTCCGTTTGGAGATCGGTTATCCTGCATATGAAGAAGAGCTTTCCATCATCCGGAATTTCCGAGATAATGTTTCCCATAAAAAAGAAATTTTACCGATTGCTTCAGTTGAAGATGTCCGGACGTGGCGAGTTGAAGCTGGCAGAGTGGCGGTCCACGAAGATATTGAGACGTATATTTTAGCGCTAGTCCGGGCAACCCGTGAGCACCCGTCAATTGAACTCGGCTTGAGTTCGAGAGCTGCCTTAGCACTTGTTCATGCAGCTCAAGGGAGAGCGTTTATGGAAGGACGAAGTTTTGTGACGCCTGACGATGTCAAATACATACTCGAACCTGTAGCAGTCCACCGTTTGATGCTGACGGCTGAAGGGATGCTTGTCCACGAACCTGCAGCTGTTTTACACGAAATCTCAAATTCAGTGCCTTCTCCGGTAGAGGCTTTTTAG
- a CDS encoding SDR family oxidoreductase yields MTEVVFTGFPGFIASQLIRQHAQQNESISAIILSSERSKAEEEAKRIQNETNCPTIKLIEGDITKVGLGLSEIDKEYLKGKKVTFWHLAAIYDLAVPRNLAWKVNVEGTRHVNEFIAELSNLKRYVYFSTAYVAGNQEGTIYEDQLKRPEAFKNFYEETKFEAELLVDEMKKTVPVTIIRPGIVRGHSVTGETIKFDGPYFFLNLIDQIKFLPIIPFVGRSKSYINVVPIDYILEASSYLSTLEAAAGQTVHLTDPNPHPVEEVYRSMVYLMTGKNPNGRMPHSLAKLSLSIALVRRALGVEKETLDYLTWSADFDTRNVERLLAGSGIRCADFLETMPAMVQFYNLYKKDKKFQIPII; encoded by the coding sequence ATGACAGAAGTGGTGTTTACAGGATTTCCAGGGTTTATTGCCAGCCAATTGATCCGACAGCATGCGCAGCAAAACGAATCGATTTCAGCTATCATCTTATCGTCGGAGCGGTCAAAGGCAGAAGAGGAAGCTAAACGGATCCAAAATGAAACCAATTGCCCGACCATTAAGTTGATTGAAGGGGATATTACCAAAGTCGGTCTAGGTCTATCAGAAATTGATAAAGAGTATCTTAAAGGAAAAAAAGTGACCTTCTGGCATCTCGCTGCCATCTATGATTTGGCAGTTCCAAGAAATCTTGCGTGGAAAGTCAATGTGGAAGGAACTCGCCACGTCAACGAGTTTATAGCAGAATTGTCTAATCTGAAGCGTTATGTTTATTTCAGCACCGCGTATGTAGCAGGAAATCAAGAAGGAACTATTTACGAAGATCAGTTAAAGCGTCCGGAAGCCTTTAAAAACTTTTATGAAGAAACCAAGTTTGAAGCGGAATTGCTGGTGGACGAAATGAAGAAGACAGTTCCTGTTACAATTATCCGGCCCGGCATTGTCCGCGGCCACTCGGTTACAGGTGAGACAATCAAGTTCGATGGTCCGTATTTTTTCCTGAATCTGATTGATCAGATCAAGTTCCTGCCGATCATTCCATTTGTCGGGCGTTCCAAATCCTACATAAATGTCGTGCCGATCGATTATATTTTAGAGGCATCCAGTTATCTCAGCACACTGGAAGCAGCAGCTGGCCAAACCGTCCACTTGACGGATCCCAATCCTCATCCCGTTGAAGAAGTTTATCGCAGCATGGTCTATTTGATGACCGGCAAGAACCCAAATGGACGTATGCCCCATAGCCTGGCTAAATTGTCTTTGTCTATCGCTCTAGTAAGAAGAGCATTAGGTGTCGAAAAAGAAACCTTGGACTACTTGACGTGGTCAGCTGATTTTGACACTCGAAATGTTGAAAGGCTGCTGGCAGGAAGCGGCATACGCTGCGCTGATTTTCTGGAGACCATGCCAGCCATGGTGCAATTTTACAATTTGTATAAAAAAGACAAAAAATTTCAAATTCCGATCATTTAA
- a CDS encoding TerC family protein, with product MEAIILEYAWVLLVLVGLEGLLAADNAVVMAVMVKHLPKEQQKKALFYGLVGAFVFRFAALFMITLLVNIWQIQALGAAYLLFISIKSIYDQHKGDTNEILEGVDAKPEKKGSSFWMTVLKVELADIAFAIDSMLAAVALAVTLPYLNVFGMADIGGINSGQFMVMLAGGLIGVIIMRFAAHKFVQLLEKYPQLETAAFVIVGWVGVKLLVMTLSHENVGVLPYDFPHSTPWTLIFWTVLLGIVVVGGILGVKQNKEEAKAQEVN from the coding sequence ATGGAAGCAATAATATTGGAGTATGCTTGGGTCTTATTGGTTTTAGTAGGGCTTGAAGGGTTGCTTGCTGCAGATAATGCAGTAGTAATGGCGGTAATGGTCAAGCATTTGCCGAAAGAACAACAGAAAAAGGCCTTATTTTATGGATTGGTGGGAGCTTTTGTTTTCCGCTTTGCAGCATTGTTTATGATTACACTGCTGGTTAATATCTGGCAGATCCAGGCACTCGGTGCGGCTTATCTATTGTTCATTTCAATCAAGAGCATATATGATCAGCACAAAGGGGATACGAACGAAATTCTTGAAGGCGTTGATGCAAAACCTGAGAAAAAAGGTTCAAGCTTCTGGATGACGGTATTAAAAGTCGAATTGGCTGATATTGCTTTTGCCATCGATTCCATGCTTGCAGCAGTAGCTTTAGCGGTAACATTGCCGTATTTAAATGTCTTCGGTATGGCTGATATTGGCGGCATCAATTCAGGCCAGTTTATGGTCATGCTTGCCGGTGGATTAATCGGTGTAATTATCATGAGATTTGCAGCACATAAATTCGTGCAGTTGCTCGAAAAATATCCACAACTCGAAACAGCTGCTTTTGTTATTGTTGGTTGGGTTGGAGTGAAATTATTGGTCATGACATTATCTCACGAAAATGTAGGTGTATTGCCATATGACTTCCCACACTCTACGCCATGGACACTTATCTTCTGGACAGTATTGCTCGGCATCGTGGTAGTAGGTGGAATCTTGGGAGTCAAGCAAAATAAAGAAGAAGCCAAGGCACAAGAAGTAAATTAA
- a CDS encoding TrkH family potassium uptake protein codes for MNRSFQKVRNLTPAQVIVSYYFVAIAVSFLLLRLPNVHKPGMTISLIDSLFTAVSAVSVTGLTVINVVETYTVFGIVVLMFILQLGGIGIMSIGTFFWLLVGKRIGLRERQLIMVDHNQSSMSGVVKLIVEIVKILLLIEAIGAIILTVYFTQYFPTFQEALLHGVFGSITATTNGGFDITGESLMPYFNDYFVQIINMILIILGAIGFPVLIEVKEFLSNKQKYFRFSLFTKITTSIFAILLAVGAIGILLLESFNAFRGMSWHQSAFAAIFHSVSSRSGGLVTVDITQFSDATNVFMSALMFIGASPSSAGGGIRTTTFAIAFLFLINFARGKNTIQIFKREIELIDVFRSFAVIFLAVSMVLAATITLLITEPQATIVEIMFEITSAFGTCGMSLGITDDLSDTGKFIIMALMFVGRVGLISFLFTIGGKTDPTKFHYPKERVIIG; via the coding sequence ATGAATAGATCATTTCAAAAAGTAAGGAATCTTACACCTGCCCAGGTAATTGTTTCGTATTATTTTGTGGCAATTGCTGTTTCATTCCTATTGTTGAGGTTGCCAAATGTCCATAAACCAGGGATGACCATCTCTTTAATTGATAGTTTGTTCACCGCAGTAAGTGCGGTGAGCGTAACTGGTTTGACAGTCATTAACGTTGTTGAAACCTATACGGTTTTTGGCATCGTCGTTTTGATGTTTATTTTGCAGTTAGGCGGAATTGGCATCATGTCGATCGGTACGTTTTTCTGGCTGCTCGTCGGCAAACGCATCGGCTTGCGTGAGCGTCAGCTGATCATGGTTGACCATAATCAGTCGAGCATGTCCGGTGTCGTTAAACTAATCGTTGAAATCGTAAAAATCCTATTGCTGATTGAAGCGATAGGAGCGATTATTCTGACAGTTTACTTTACCCAGTATTTTCCAACATTCCAGGAAGCGTTGCTACACGGAGTTTTTGGATCCATTACAGCCACGACAAATGGAGGTTTCGATATTACGGGAGAATCGCTGATGCCTTATTTTAATGATTATTTTGTCCAAATCATTAATATGATTCTCATCATTTTAGGAGCTATTGGTTTTCCTGTTTTGATTGAAGTAAAGGAATTCCTGTCTAATAAACAAAAGTATTTCCGCTTCTCTTTATTTACGAAAATCACAACAAGCATATTTGCGATTTTGCTGGCCGTCGGAGCCATTGGCATCCTGCTGCTGGAATCGTTCAATGCATTTAGAGGGATGAGTTGGCACCAGTCTGCATTTGCAGCAATCTTTCATTCTGTTTCATCGCGTTCTGGAGGTTTGGTAACTGTAGATATTACACAATTCAGCGATGCCACAAATGTTTTTATGAGCGCATTGATGTTTATCGGTGCTTCACCAAGTTCAGCGGGAGGCGGGATCCGGACCACGACTTTTGCCATCGCTTTTCTGTTTTTAATCAATTTCGCACGTGGAAAGAACACCATACAGATATTTAAGCGCGAAATCGAACTGATTGATGTTTTTCGTTCTTTTGCCGTTATCTTTCTGGCAGTCTCCATGGTGCTGGCTGCGACCATTACCTTGCTCATCACGGAACCACAGGCAACAATCGTGGAAATCATGTTCGAAATTACTTCGGCGTTTGGTACATGCGGAATGTCACTGGGCATAACCGATGATTTGTCGGACACCGGGAAGTTCATCATCATGGCTTTAATGTTTGTCGGACGAGTCGGTTTGATTTCATTCCTATTTACGATTGGTGGTAAAACAGACCCGACAAAATTCCATTATCCGAAAGAGCGTGTAATCATTGGCTAA
- a CDS encoding DUF58 domain-containing protein has translation MVWIRHDDDTKNMKWVLGFLVVLFFMAMAFLQFTAAAVIVFVAAVVGLQLLYSNRVGKKLMFQNSRIRKRVLYGGDSSWKLIFKNDGLPIWGGQLKIWFHDAVEPTGERVANFGDLVELDLPFTIGSKQTIEIDVPISGKRRGLSRIKKMEVLIPHPFGEGSMTLEYQPMILHEQLVFPKLQKYPFGYTPSRQKPGQFNLQHSLFDDAFQPVGTRDYVSTDQFNQIHWKASVRMQNYQTKIFSQVANESMLFALNVSAHYGTIYDLEERIEELASYIENCFSAGVPYALAVNIRSAGKMPYLYLSTGLGQKQRQQALELLSVISKNNATLSYRAMLGHLDIHTDLPYTTYLLTDEPLEAIRFITKWGGQTELTVLPGRKERDPA, from the coding sequence ATGGTGTGGATACGTCATGATGACGATACGAAAAATATGAAATGGGTATTAGGCTTTTTAGTTGTCTTGTTTTTTATGGCGATGGCGTTTTTGCAGTTTACAGCTGCAGCTGTCATTGTTTTTGTAGCGGCCGTGGTTGGTTTGCAATTGCTTTACTCGAATCGAGTCGGAAAAAAATTAATGTTTCAAAACAGTCGAATACGCAAGCGTGTGCTGTACGGAGGAGATTCTTCTTGGAAACTCATTTTTAAAAATGATGGCTTGCCGATTTGGGGCGGCCAATTGAAGATCTGGTTTCACGATGCTGTGGAACCAACAGGCGAAAGAGTTGCAAACTTTGGAGATTTAGTAGAGCTTGATCTGCCTTTTACCATCGGCAGCAAACAGACGATTGAAATTGATGTGCCTATCAGCGGGAAAAGAAGGGGACTGTCACGCATTAAGAAAATGGAAGTGCTGATTCCACATCCGTTCGGAGAAGGCAGCATGACCCTTGAGTACCAGCCCATGATCCTGCATGAACAACTGGTATTTCCAAAACTTCAGAAATATCCTTTTGGTTATACACCGTCCCGTCAGAAACCAGGTCAATTCAATTTGCAGCATTCTCTGTTTGATGATGCCTTTCAGCCAGTTGGGACGCGCGATTACGTCTCAACTGATCAATTCAATCAAATCCACTGGAAAGCCAGTGTCAGAATGCAAAACTACCAGACCAAAATCTTTTCACAAGTAGCCAATGAATCGATGCTTTTTGCACTGAATGTTTCTGCGCATTACGGTACCATCTACGATCTGGAAGAGCGGATCGAAGAATTGGCGTCCTATATTGAGAACTGCTTTAGCGCGGGAGTTCCTTATGCATTGGCAGTCAATATCCGTTCAGCCGGTAAAATGCCTTATTTATATTTGTCTACGGGACTTGGGCAAAAGCAGCGGCAACAAGCATTAGAGTTGTTATCGGTTATTTCGAAAAACAACGCTACGCTCTCTTATCGTGCCATGCTGGGTCATTTGGATATCCATACAGACCTACCTTATACGACCTACCTATTGACCGATGAGCCGCTTGAAGCCATACGCTTTATCACCAAATGGGGCGGCCAGACGGAATTGACTGTCCTGCCAGGAAGAAAGGAACGTGATCCGGCATGA
- the sigI gene encoding RNA polymerase sigma-I factor — MLLSSLSGRFERVEKSDTEIMVLQAQSGDEQALNDLLFSYSPFMKKVASQVCKRFIDDHDDEYSVALSAFNEAVQKFDQIHNASFLTFAHMVIRRRVIDFIRKESRQAEFSHDFMPAIDPESHNCVADHAASIAYTIKEQDKKRREEIYLYEEKLQEYGLSFGTLVKVSPVHQDARKTSIQIAQLVAETDEYKHYLMDKKKLPIKEIENLVKVSRKTIERNRKYIIAMALLQMSDLHFLKDYLKGWLN, encoded by the coding sequence GTGCTTTTGTCATCATTAAGTGGGAGATTCGAACGTGTTGAAAAATCCGATACTGAAATAATGGTATTACAAGCACAGAGCGGCGACGAACAAGCGCTGAACGATTTGCTTTTTTCATATTCACCTTTTATGAAAAAAGTGGCATCTCAAGTATGCAAACGATTTATCGATGATCATGACGATGAATACAGTGTCGCGCTTTCTGCATTCAATGAAGCTGTACAAAAATTTGATCAAATTCACAATGCATCGTTTCTGACTTTTGCACATATGGTCATTCGCAGACGCGTCATTGACTTTATACGCAAGGAAAGCCGTCAGGCTGAATTCAGTCACGATTTCATGCCGGCGATTGACCCAGAATCACACAACTGCGTCGCAGATCATGCCGCTTCCATTGCCTATACCATAAAGGAACAAGATAAAAAAAGACGTGAAGAAATTTACTTGTACGAAGAAAAGCTTCAAGAGTATGGCTTATCGTTCGGGACGCTGGTCAAAGTATCGCCTGTCCACCAAGATGCACGCAAGACCTCCATTCAAATTGCTCAGTTAGTGGCTGAAACGGATGAATACAAGCATTACTTGATGGATAAGAAAAAGTTACCGATTAAGGAAATTGAAAATCTGGTAAAGGTTTCCCGTAAGACAATTGAACGCAATCGAAAATACATAATTGCAATGGCATTGTTGCAAATGAGCGATCTGCATTTCTTAAAAGATTATTTGAAGGGGTGGTTAAACTAA